From bacterium:
GGCAAACAGAAGCTCCTGGACGGGGCCTATAAGGAAGTCCGGGACATCGAGAGCCAGTATCAAGACGGCCTCATCACCTCAGGCGAAAAGTACAATAAAGTCATCGACATCTGGGCGCAGACGACCGAGGAGGTCGCCCGCGAAATGTTGAACGAAATGTCGCGCGAGGTGATCGAAGGGGAAAAGGGCGAGAAGAAGGAGATCTTGAGCTTCAACCCGATCTTCATCATGGCCGACTCGGGAGCGAGAGGTTCCGCCCAGCAGATGCGTCAGCTGGCCGGCATGCGCGGATTGATGGCGAAACCCTCCGGCGAAATCATCGAGACGCCGATCACGGCGAATTTCCGGGAGGGATTGACCGTCCTCCAGTACTTCATTTCCACTCACGGGGCGCGGAAGGGGTTGGCCGATACGGCGCTCAAAACCGCCAACTCCGGTTATCTGACGAGACGCCTCGTGGACGTCGCCCAGGACGTGACGATTCTCGAAAAGGACTGCGAGACCGTCGACGGCATCGAGGTCGGGGCCCTGGTCGAGGGCGGCGAGATCATCGAGCCCATGGGAACGCGCATTCTGGGACGCGTCGCCCTGGAAGACATCAAGGACCCGTTCACGGGCCAGATGCTCGTTCCGGCCGGCGAAGAGATCCGGGAAGAGCATTTGGCGCGCGTCGAAAATTCGGGACTGGAAAAGGTCAGGATCCGTTCCGTTCTCACGTGCGTGAGCCGGCGCGGCGTTTGCATCAAGTGCTACGGTCGCGACCTATCCCGGGGGCATATGGTGAACATCGGCGAGGCGGTCGGCGTCATCGCCGCCCAATCCATCGGCGAGCCTGGAACTCAGCTCACGATGCGGACCTTCCACATCGGCGGCGCGGCGTCCCGGCGCGTCGAGCAAAGCTCCCTGGAGGCGCGCAGCGAGGGCGTCGTGAAGTTCCACAATCTCAAGACCGTCGTGAACAAGGAGAAGGGGCTCACCGTCATGAACCGGAACGGCGAGATCGCCCTCATGGACGACGAAGGACGCGAGCGCGAGAAATATCAGGTCATTTACGGCGCCAAACTGCTCGTCAAGGACGGTCAGAAGGTCAAGAAAGGCGCGATGCTCGCCGAATGGGATCCGTACACGACGCCCATCTTGACCGAGGTGGGAGGCACGGTGAAGTTCGGGGATGTCTTGGAAGGCGTTTCCATGCAAGAACAGGTGGACGAGGTGACCGGCCTCTCCCGCAAGGTCATCACCATCTCAAAGGATCCGAACCTGCGGCCCCGCGTTTCGATCAAAGACAGCCACGGAAAGACCCTCAAGATTCCGGGGAGCGAGCGCGAGGCGCGCTATCTCTTGCCGGTCGGCGCCAATATCACCGTATCCGAAGGCCAAACCCTCGAGGCCGGAGACATCCTCTCCAAGATACCGCGTGAAACGACGAAGACCAAGGACATCACCGGCGGTCTGCCCCGCGTGGCGGAGCTCTTCGAGGCCCGCAAGCCCAAGGAAACCGCGATCATCAGCGAGATCGACGGTCATGTGACGTTCGGCAAGGACACGAAGGGCAAGCGCAAGGTCATCGTGAAGCCGGAGGTGGGAGAGCCGATGGAATACCTGATCCCGCGCGGCAAGCACATCGGCGTCCACGAGGGCGATTTCGTCCGCGCCGGCGAGCCGCTCATGGACGGCGCCGCGAATCCTCACGACATCCTGAAGGTGCTCGGGGTCAAGGCCCTGGCGAAGTATCTCGTCGACGAAATCCAAGAAGTCTACCGTCTGCAAGGCGTCAAGATCAACGACAAGCACATCGAGGCGATCGTCCGGCAGATGCTGCGCAAGGTCCGCATTTCGGATCCGGGGGACACGATGTTCCTGGCCGACGAACAGGCGGATCGCCATGTCTTTGACGAAGAGAATGAGCGCGTCCGGAAGAAGGGCGGACAACCGGCCGCCGGCGAGCCCCTGCTTCTCGGGATCACGAAGGCATCCCTGTCGACCGAGAGCTTCATCTCGGCGGCTTCCTTCCAGGAAACGACGCGCGTGTTGACCGAGGCCGCCGTTTCGGGCCGGGTCGATTATCTGAGGGGATTGAAGGAAAACGTGATCATGGGCCGCTTGATTCCGGCGGGTACGGGCTTGGGCCGGTATAAGGAGCTGAAAATCGAGGTCAAGGAGGAAGGCGCCGGGATGGAGATGGTGAGAGGCGCGACCGCCTAGCCTCCCAGCGGTGTGATTTCATTGAC
This genomic window contains:
- the rpoC gene encoding DNA-directed RNA polymerase subunit beta' translates to MTDIFSFFEKPKDPFVYKGVRVTIASPDKIREWSHGEVKKPETINYRTFKPERDGLFCAKIFGPVKDFECNCGKYKRMKHRGIVCEKCGVEVISSRVRRERMGHITLATPVAHIWFLKSLPSRLGTILDMTLKDLEKVLYCESYVVTDPGNTELKEGEVVPESKYQKLRSDFANKFSAGIGGEVVRDLLRKIDLQDLTKKLRKELGATKSEATKKKVARRLKLVESFIDSGNKPECLMMEVIPVLPPDLRPLVPLDGGRFATSDLNDLYRRVINRNNRLKRLMELNAPDIIIRNEKRMLQEAVDALFDNGRRGKVFTGPNKRPLRSLSDMLKGKQGRFRQNLLGKRVDYSGRSVIVVGPELRLHQAGLPKIMALELFKPFIYQKLEEKGFVSTIKGAKKMVEKERPEVWDVLEEVIQEHPILLNRAPTLHRLGIQAFEPILIEGKAIQLHPLVCTAFNADFDGDQMAVHVPLAVEAQIEARVLMMSTNNILSPASGKPIIVPSQDMVLGIYYMTREVPFARGEGKIFSSQDEVRIAYDAGEVDLHAKIKARINGKRYDTTVGRVLLFEIIPEEMSFDMINKVMDKKSIADLIEDCYRRSGNKATVLLADHLKDVGYRQAAKAGISVSIGDMKIPTGKQKLLDGAYKEVRDIESQYQDGLITSGEKYNKVIDIWAQTTEEVAREMLNEMSREVIEGEKGEKKEILSFNPIFIMADSGARGSAQQMRQLAGMRGLMAKPSGEIIETPITANFREGLTVLQYFISTHGARKGLADTALKTANSGYLTRRLVDVAQDVTILEKDCETVDGIEVGALVEGGEIIEPMGTRILGRVALEDIKDPFTGQMLVPAGEEIREEHLARVENSGLEKVRIRSVLTCVSRRGVCIKCYGRDLSRGHMVNIGEAVGVIAAQSIGEPGTQLTMRTFHIGGAASRRVEQSSLEARSEGVVKFHNLKTVVNKEKGLTVMNRNGEIALMDDEGREREKYQVIYGAKLLVKDGQKVKKGAMLAEWDPYTTPILTEVGGTVKFGDVLEGVSMQEQVDEVTGLSRKVITISKDPNLRPRVSIKDSHGKTLKIPGSEREARYLLPVGANITVSEGQTLEAGDILSKIPRETTKTKDITGGLPRVAELFEARKPKETAIISEIDGHVTFGKDTKGKRKVIVKPEVGEPMEYLIPRGKHIGVHEGDFVRAGEPLMDGAANPHDILKVLGVKALAKYLVDEIQEVYRLQGVKINDKHIEAIVRQMLRKVRISDPGDTMFLADEQADRHVFDEENERVRKKGGQPAAGEPLLLGITKASLSTESFISAASFQETTRVLTEAAVSGRVDYLRGLKENVIMGRLIPAGTGLGRYKELKIEVKEEGAGMEMVRGATA